One Vitis riparia cultivar Riparia Gloire de Montpellier isolate 1030 chromosome 4, EGFV_Vit.rip_1.0, whole genome shotgun sequence genomic window carries:
- the LOC117912200 gene encoding uncharacterized protein LOC117912200 — translation MAQQTSSRPWFLELVPLMVLFLIAAHVLALVYWIYRLATEKQPQRRKAH, via the exons ATGGCGCAGCAAACATCATCACGGCCATGGTTTCTGGAATTGGTGCCTCTAATGGTTCTCTTTCTGATTGCTGCTCACGTCTTGGCTTTG GTTTACTGGATTTACAGGTTAGCTACTGAGAAACAACCTCAGCGAAGAAAGGCACACTAG